A single region of the Nostoc sp. MS1 genome encodes:
- a CDS encoding Photosystem Q(B) protein 1: MSTIVQRQRELNFLDLWDSFCAWITSTENRIYIGWFGVLSIPTLLAATTCFVLAFIAAPSVDMDGIREPIMGSLMDGNNLITAAVVPTSAAIGLHFYPIWEAASMDEWLYNGGPYQLIVLHFLIGIWCLVGRFWELSYRLGMRPWIAITYSAPVIAATSVLLVYPIGQGSFSDGLPLGIAGTFHFMLAFQGDHNILMHPFHMLGVAGVFGGALLSSLHGSLVASTLIRNTDENESINAGYKLGQQQVTYKYLAGHHSFLGRLLIPTFASRNHRAFHFLLAALPTVGLWFASMAICSMAFNINGLNFNHSILDSRGEVIKTNADILNRANLGISAMHAPNVHNFPLILSSGQPIPIS; the protein is encoded by the coding sequence ATGAGTACTATTGTTCAACGTCAAAGGGAATTGAATTTTTTGGATTTATGGGATAGTTTTTGTGCGTGGATTACCAGCACAGAAAATCGGATTTATATCGGCTGGTTTGGTGTATTGTCGATTCCTACCTTGTTAGCTGCTACCACCTGTTTTGTTTTGGCTTTTATTGCTGCGCCTAGCGTAGATATGGATGGCATACGTGAGCCAATTATGGGTTCACTAATGGACGGTAATAATTTAATTACAGCCGCAGTGGTGCCGACTTCTGCTGCCATTGGTTTGCACTTTTATCCTATCTGGGAAGCAGCATCAATGGATGAATGGCTCTACAATGGCGGGCCATATCAGTTGATTGTTCTGCATTTTCTGATTGGTATTTGGTGCTTAGTAGGGCGATTTTGGGAACTTAGCTATCGTTTAGGAATGCGTCCTTGGATAGCGATCACCTATTCTGCACCCGTGATTGCTGCTACTTCCGTTTTGCTAGTTTATCCCATTGGTCAAGGTAGTTTTTCTGATGGTTTACCTTTGGGAATTGCTGGAACTTTCCACTTTATGTTAGCTTTCCAAGGCGATCATAATATCTTGATGCACCCGTTCCACATGTTGGGTGTAGCAGGTGTGTTTGGTGGCGCACTGTTGAGTTCTTTGCATGGTTCTTTAGTGGCTTCAACACTAATTCGCAATACCGATGAAAATGAATCCATTAATGCTGGATATAAGTTGGGTCAGCAGCAAGTAACATACAAATACTTGGCAGGACACCATAGCTTCTTGGGACGCTTGTTGATTCCTACCTTTGCTAGCAGAAATCATCGTGCTTTCCATTTCTTATTAGCAGCGTTACCAACAGTAGGTCTTTGGTTTGCCTCAATGGCTATATGTTCAATGGCATTTAATATCAATGGTTTGAACTTTAATCATTCCATCTTAGATAGCCGTGGTGAAGTGATTAAAACTAACGCTGATATCCTCAACCGTGCCAATCTTGGTATAAGTGCAATGCACGCTCCTAATGTCCACAACTTCCCTTTAATTCTCTCTAGCGGTCAACCTATTCCTATCTCCTAG
- a CDS encoding plasmid replication protein, CyRepA1 family translates to MHANATNLEPHHLQEWLDSGVDEELILLNVRSLSGTTPYEYLLYSDKISRRNDGRLRDGDLRKYQHIEKGGWWCSGIDPLSHYEQMLWGCFKPDKPRRDTQKFHKFIKYEHPYREQIRAFFLNVTKKIWARVSNRSGIPITDEDLMHPWGFWHWVWKNNVPVVIVEGAKKAACLLSAGYAAIAIPGVNAGYRTLQDEYGNIIGKPSLIPELKHFATQGRQVNICFDHDTKPETVQRVRTAISRMGRLFVNEGCELRVIDLPGPDKGVDDFVAAQGQAAFHALYNTAEALSLWEIKLFTLLTYPPAIAMNQRFLGGLIAPVGEKLIVLKAPKGTGKTEWLTHEVAKAHEQGRRVLIITHRIQLGEALCDRFGVDYVSEIYTSDTGGLLGYGVCVDSLHKDSQARFDPEDWSNDVVIIDECDQVFWHLLNSTTDVQKRRVSILKNLKQLVQNVLSSELGKIYLSSADVSDTDVKYVLSLAGEYNVNPFVIINNYQSVSGKCYNYSGSNPKNLIAALDKAIAKGGHHLLCCSAQKAKSKWGTQALEERFRRKFPHLRILRIDSDSVLDKTHPAYGCISHLNQILTQYDLVIASPSLETGVSIDIKGHFDGVWGIFQGVQPVNSVRQMLARLRETVDRHIWVSRYGMGTVGNSSTSIGGLLRSQNVATQANIALLSAADNQDYSFIDQNFQPESLQTWGKKACVINVEMRDYRESVVRGLIADGYTVIDALDGEDSGEIFKEVQSASNQLYALERQAIAASDDITDAQLKKLQNQRSKTPAESHQQRKAELSRRYEVEVTPDLVEKDDDGWYPQLRLHYYLTLGRGFLTKRDSKRVKAQAETGENAIWKPDFNKGQVMSAVLLLENLNLLQFLQADKQVRGSDEAMQQLKRAAVQNRHVIKNYLNVTISEKLTPIAIAQKLLNKIDLRLSYVGRLGPRGHRECVYKFVAPDDERDGIFGRWFGRDEVLQYELVSVTNNIDITIPVVDTSPLSTFPINQDESHNSGDVAGQDNPINSWWKQVKSYTALVMERFENGVDWVKHFLTTLPSDERWGVMMTFKEQEPQIFGQLVASAPDWVEWMG, encoded by the coding sequence ATGCACGCGAACGCAACTAATCTCGAACCACATCATCTGCAAGAATGGCTTGACAGTGGCGTTGACGAAGAACTGATTTTGCTGAATGTGCGATCACTATCTGGTACTACACCATACGAATACCTGCTCTACAGCGATAAAATCTCCCGCCGTAACGATGGACGACTCCGAGACGGGGACTTGAGGAAATACCAGCACATCGAAAAGGGCGGCTGGTGGTGTAGTGGCATTGATCCACTGAGCCATTATGAACAAATGCTCTGGGGTTGCTTTAAACCCGACAAGCCCCGCCGAGATACCCAGAAGTTCCACAAGTTCATCAAATACGAGCATCCTTATAGAGAACAGATCCGAGCTTTCTTCTTGAACGTCACAAAGAAGATTTGGGCTAGAGTCTCCAATCGTTCTGGTATCCCCATCACTGATGAAGATTTGATGCACCCTTGGGGGTTCTGGCATTGGGTTTGGAAGAACAATGTACCAGTCGTTATCGTAGAGGGAGCCAAAAAAGCTGCTTGTTTATTATCAGCAGGCTACGCGGCGATCGCCATTCCTGGGGTCAACGCTGGCTATCGCACATTGCAAGATGAGTACGGCAACATCATCGGTAAACCATCGTTAATCCCAGAACTGAAGCATTTTGCTACACAGGGGAGACAGGTTAACATCTGCTTTGACCACGACACCAAGCCCGAAACAGTCCAACGAGTGCGAACCGCAATCAGCCGCATGGGTCGGTTGTTTGTGAATGAAGGCTGTGAACTGCGAGTTATTGACCTTCCAGGGCCAGACAAAGGCGTTGATGATTTTGTCGCCGCGCAAGGTCAAGCGGCATTTCATGCACTTTATAATACAGCCGAAGCTTTAAGTCTATGGGAAATCAAATTATTCACATTGTTAACCTATCCTCCAGCGATCGCAATGAACCAACGGTTCTTAGGTGGGCTGATTGCTCCCGTAGGCGAAAAGCTCATCGTCCTCAAAGCACCAAAGGGAACTGGTAAAACCGAATGGTTAACTCATGAGGTGGCTAAAGCTCATGAGCAGGGACGGCGGGTACTCATCATCACTCACCGCATTCAATTGGGTGAGGCTTTGTGCGATCGCTTCGGCGTAGATTACGTCAGCGAAATCTACACATCTGACACTGGGGGTTTACTCGGCTATGGTGTATGTGTAGACTCGTTGCACAAAGATAGTCAAGCCCGATTTGACCCAGAGGACTGGTCTAACGATGTCGTCATTATTGATGAGTGCGACCAAGTGTTCTGGCATTTGCTCAACTCTACTACCGATGTGCAGAAGCGTCGTGTGTCAATTCTCAAGAACCTCAAGCAGCTAGTTCAGAATGTTCTGAGCAGTGAGCTGGGAAAAATCTACTTGTCTTCGGCTGATGTGTCGGATACCGATGTTAAGTATGTTCTTTCTTTGGCAGGAGAATATAATGTAAATCCTTTTGTCATTATCAACAATTACCAGTCGGTGTCTGGCAAATGTTACAACTACTCTGGCAGTAATCCCAAGAATTTGATTGCAGCGTTAGATAAAGCGATTGCCAAAGGGGGACATCATTTATTATGCTGTTCTGCTCAAAAGGCTAAATCAAAGTGGGGGACTCAGGCATTAGAAGAACGGTTCCGCCGCAAATTTCCCCACCTACGCATTTTGCGGATTGATAGCGATTCTGTGCTAGACAAGACGCACCCAGCTTATGGATGTATTTCTCATCTCAACCAGATTCTCACCCAGTACGATTTAGTCATTGCCTCACCTAGTCTAGAAACTGGGGTTTCTATCGATATCAAGGGTCATTTCGATGGAGTTTGGGGGATATTCCAGGGTGTGCAGCCTGTGAACTCTGTTAGACAAATGTTGGCACGGCTGCGAGAAACTGTTGACCGTCATATCTGGGTCAGTCGCTACGGTATGGGTACTGTGGGCAACTCTTCAACTTCTATTGGGGGATTGCTCAGGAGTCAAAACGTTGCGACTCAGGCTAACATTGCGCTATTGTCGGCGGCAGATAATCAGGATTACAGTTTCATTGACCAAAACTTTCAGCCCGAATCTTTACAGACATGGGGTAAAAAAGCCTGCGTCATCAACGTGGAGATGCGGGACTATCGTGAGTCTGTTGTGCGGGGGTTGATAGCAGATGGGTATACGGTGATTGATGCTCTTGACGGTGAGGATAGCGGGGAGATTTTCAAAGAGGTTCAGTCCGCATCTAACCAATTGTATGCCTTGGAACGTCAGGCGATCGCTGCCAGTGATGACATAACTGATGCTCAACTCAAGAAGTTGCAAAACCAACGCTCGAAAACTCCAGCCGAAAGCCATCAGCAGCGTAAGGCTGAATTGTCCCGGCGTTATGAGGTTGAGGTAACACCCGATTTGGTGGAGAAAGATGATGACGGTTGGTATCCTCAACTGCGACTACACTATTATCTGACACTGGGGCGGGGATTCTTAACGAAACGGGACAGTAAACGAGTTAAGGCACAAGCCGAAACTGGGGAGAATGCGATATGGAAACCTGACTTTAACAAGGGGCAAGTGATGAGTGCTGTTTTGCTGTTGGAAAACTTGAACTTGTTGCAGTTCCTCCAGGCAGATAAGCAGGTGAGGGGTTCTGACGAGGCGATGCAGCAGTTGAAACGGGCGGCAGTGCAAAATCGGCACGTTATCAAGAACTACCTGAATGTGACTATTAGCGAAAAATTGACACCTATAGCCATCGCTCAGAAGTTATTGAACAAGATTGATTTGCGACTGTCTTATGTGGGGCGGTTGGGGCCACGAGGTCATCGGGAGTGTGTGTATAAGTTTGTTGCTCCTGATGATGAGCGTGATGGTATTTTCGGGAGATGGTTTGGTCGGGATGAAGTATTACAGTATGAGTTGGTGTCAGTCACCAATAACATAGATATAACAATACCAGTCGTTGACACATCACCGCTATCCACATTCCCCATTAATCAAGATGAAAGTCATAATTCGGGGGATGTTGCTGGACAAGATAATCCAATTAATTCATGGTGGAAACAAGTCAAATCCTATACTGCATTAGTCATGGAACGCTTTGAGAATGGGGTGGATTGGGTCAAACACTTCCTCACTACCCTCCCCAGTGACGAGCGCTGGGGCGTGATGATGACGTTTAAGGAGCAAGAGCCGCAGATATTTGGGCAGTTGGTGGCATCTGCTCCCGATTGGGTCGAGTGGATGGGGTGA
- a CDS encoding PRC-barrel domain-containing protein, which produces MLNVVRRSQIIGWIAIDSSTANSLGELEEVWLDNSGRIAYFSGGETYLPVLGIAGVGMGAVSVYYPPLEDTPDNLRRLHEITVESTLGENLGWVEDFLFDWQTGEIAAYIVAGEIAAPFGRRAVLYPEDVEEIAIDKVIIREDVKHQLEAESEGLKGFFSEKSQQVQHLVNIIGDRLHHLISPSDKPEVVRVKIKEVSDEVAASTNHPHHALQEATVFLQE; this is translated from the coding sequence ATGCTCAATGTTGTGCGTCGTAGTCAAATTATCGGATGGATAGCAATAGATAGTTCAACAGCTAATAGTCTTGGTGAGTTAGAAGAAGTTTGGTTAGATAATTCTGGGCGTATTGCCTATTTTTCAGGTGGAGAAACATACTTACCAGTGTTAGGAATTGCTGGGGTAGGTATGGGTGCGGTTTCTGTGTATTATCCTCCACTAGAAGACACGCCAGACAATCTCCGCCGCTTGCATGAAATTACAGTTGAATCTACGCTGGGTGAAAACCTTGGTTGGGTGGAAGATTTTTTATTTGATTGGCAAACAGGAGAAATCGCAGCTTACATTGTGGCGGGAGAAATTGCTGCTCCTTTTGGTAGACGCGCAGTGCTGTATCCCGAAGATGTTGAGGAAATTGCCATCGATAAAGTCATTATCCGCGAAGATGTTAAACATCAACTTGAGGCTGAGTCAGAGGGATTGAAGGGTTTCTTTAGTGAGAAATCACAACAAGTGCAACATCTAGTAAATATCATAGGCGATCGCCTGCATCATCTGATTTCCCCCAGCGATAAACCAGAAGTTGTCCGCGTCAAAATCAAGGAAGTTAGCGATGAAGTAGCAGCTTCTACTAATCATCCACACCACGCCTTGCAAGAAGCTACGGTGTTTTTACAAGAGTAA
- a CDS encoding phosphoribosyltransferase — MWQKFRNRTEAGKLLTSRLTEYANRSDVLVLGLPRGGVPVAFEVAKALDAPLDVCLVRKLGVPGHKELAMGAIATGGVRVLNENVVDWLRIPQATIDQVAAIEMRELERRNIAYRGNRPPPKVKNHTIILVDDGIATGATIRAAITTLKQQQPRELVVAVPVAGVATCEELQAEVDKIVCVMMPENLYAIGIWYENFEQTTDAEVCELLTRQKLTTSNS; from the coding sequence ATGTGGCAGAAATTCCGTAATCGAACGGAAGCAGGGAAACTATTAACTTCTCGGTTAACAGAGTATGCCAATCGTTCAGATGTTTTAGTATTGGGGCTTCCTCGTGGCGGTGTCCCTGTAGCATTTGAAGTAGCCAAGGCACTTGATGCACCATTAGATGTCTGCTTAGTGCGGAAACTAGGTGTACCAGGGCATAAGGAACTAGCGATGGGTGCAATTGCTACCGGAGGAGTCCGTGTATTAAATGAAAATGTTGTAGATTGGTTGCGGATTCCTCAAGCAACTATTGATCAAGTAGCAGCAATTGAAATGCGGGAATTAGAGCGTCGCAACATAGCCTATCGGGGTAATCGTCCTCCACCAAAAGTCAAAAATCATACGATTATTCTTGTAGATGATGGTATTGCTACGGGTGCTACTATTCGTGCAGCGATCACCACATTAAAACAGCAACAACCCCGCGAACTGGTGGTTGCAGTTCCCGTTGCAGGTGTAGCCACTTGTGAAGAATTACAAGCGGAAGTCGACAAAATTGTCTGCGTAATGATGCCAGAAAATTTGTATGCGATCGGTATTTGGTACGAGAATTTTGAGCAAACAACCGACGCAGAAGTATGTGAACTTTTGACAAGACAAAAATTAACCACAAGTAATTCGTAA
- a CDS encoding helix-turn-helix domain-containing protein produces the protein MNQALIKWRLKEVMARHNIKARDLADQMGVSANSVSNLRNARTMPRLDGEILNNLCEALNRLAQDLEGEITPTDLITYVRGPNPVVDETHEIKGARASTQQRKSRQTNSQAQVEDSLTSSAA, from the coding sequence ATGAATCAAGCCTTGATTAAGTGGAGATTAAAAGAAGTCATGGCAAGGCATAACATTAAAGCCCGTGACCTTGCCGATCAAATGGGTGTCAGTGCTAATTCCGTTTCTAACCTACGTAATGCTCGAACTATGCCTCGGTTAGATGGAGAAATCTTAAATAACCTCTGTGAAGCCTTAAACAGACTTGCACAGGATTTAGAAGGAGAAATTACTCCAACTGATTTAATTACTTATGTTCGTGGCCCTAACCCTGTGGTTGATGAGACTCATGAAATCAAAGGAGCCAGAGCATCTACTCAACAAAGAAAATCTCGTCAAACTAATTCTCAAGCTCAAGTAGAAGATTCTTTAACTTCGTCTGCGGCTTAG
- a CDS encoding dienelactone hydrolase family protein, translating into MDRTLTHQPQEYAVSVPVGEVKLKGNLVIPNGATGIVLFAHGSGSSRHSPRNRYVAEVLQQAGLATLLIDLLTLEEEEIDLRTRHLRFDIAFLASRLVGATDWLIQNPDTQHLKLGYFGASTGGGAALVAATQRPETVQAIVSRGGRPDLAPLVLPQVKAPTLLIVGGYDLPVIAMNEDALEQLQTSKRLVIIPNASHLFEEPGKLAAVAQLASEWFRHYLR; encoded by the coding sequence ATGGATAGGACATTAACACACCAACCCCAAGAATATGCGGTGTCAGTGCCAGTAGGTGAAGTAAAGCTCAAAGGTAATTTGGTGATTCCCAACGGTGCTACAGGCATAGTGTTATTTGCTCATGGTAGTGGTAGCAGCCGTCATAGTCCCCGCAACCGCTATGTTGCTGAAGTTTTACAACAGGCGGGACTGGCAACTTTGTTAATCGATTTGCTCACACTCGAAGAAGAAGAAATTGACTTACGGACAAGACATTTACGCTTTGATATTGCTTTTTTAGCCTCGCGATTAGTTGGGGCTACAGATTGGCTGATACAAAACCCAGATACTCAACACCTGAAACTAGGCTACTTTGGTGCTAGTACAGGCGGCGGTGCAGCTTTGGTAGCAGCCACACAACGTCCAGAAACAGTGCAGGCTATTGTTTCTCGTGGTGGAAGACCAGATTTAGCTCCTTTAGTCTTGCCCCAAGTGAAAGCGCCGACGTTGTTGATTGTTGGTGGGTACGATCTGCCAGTAATAGCAATGAATGAAGATGCTCTAGAACAATTACAAACATCAAAACGCTTAGTGATTATCCCCAATGCCAGCCACTTATTTGAAGAACCAGGTAAGTTAGCCGCCGTCGCCCAACTGGCAAGTGAATGGTTTAGGCATTATCTCAGATAA
- a CDS encoding glutamate-cysteine ligase family protein, giving the protein MDVVKRRIGLEQEFFLVDEVGHLSDRADEFLQGCHILAQAQGLNPSYFVPEFVKSMVEINTPPAYTGTELARVYLKNLKLALTVGRQMNLRLYPLSSYPLHIMPVMRDRPNYHIQARTVGYDKFLHAGKCTGTHLHLEVPPGVIDPRVAVSYNSTSAEREELLNIYNLATACDSALIALTRACPFYEGQAIGLAAHTIRYRGSQTFGWEGVYTNLQSVGGLMPYAESVEDLVEQQFARYYAWLQAMEKAGIPPHLFLEAGGSLLKSAWNPVRLNKLGTVEIRCIDSNYPSVILAVIVLLENAANRVRHEQLTVKSAKGMQIFELVGKCLYVPDFAYLNGELLYTSATEGVKNSKVKAYVDSILQFAMRDAGEGTNFLAKLSKYLDCYQTIEAVILQEFTPTTAQLSLDAGLRLVRDCCDKLEAQVAWLDTENPLAALDIEEGLLLKQH; this is encoded by the coding sequence ATGGATGTAGTCAAGCGTCGTATCGGTCTTGAGCAAGAGTTTTTTCTGGTAGATGAAGTTGGTCATCTGAGCGATCGCGCTGATGAATTTTTGCAGGGTTGTCACATCTTGGCGCAAGCACAAGGTTTAAACCCAAGTTACTTTGTGCCGGAGTTTGTCAAGAGTATGGTGGAAATTAACACACCACCAGCTTACACTGGCACAGAACTAGCAAGAGTTTACCTCAAAAATCTCAAATTGGCGCTGACTGTGGGGCGACAGATGAATTTACGCCTTTATCCTCTGTCTAGCTATCCCTTGCATATTATGCCAGTGATGCGCGATCGCCCCAATTACCATATTCAAGCACGGACGGTTGGCTATGATAAATTTCTGCACGCTGGAAAATGTACTGGCACACATCTGCATTTGGAAGTCCCGCCTGGGGTAATTGACCCTCGTGTTGCAGTCTCTTACAACTCAACATCAGCCGAGCGAGAAGAACTACTAAATATCTATAATTTAGCTACCGCTTGCGACTCAGCCCTCATTGCTTTAACACGGGCTTGTCCATTTTATGAAGGACAAGCGATCGGACTAGCCGCCCATACAATTCGCTATCGAGGTAGCCAAACCTTTGGCTGGGAAGGAGTTTACACGAATTTACAATCCGTGGGCGGGCTTATGCCTTATGCCGAGAGTGTGGAGGATTTAGTTGAACAGCAATTTGCTCGTTACTATGCTTGGTTGCAAGCGATGGAAAAAGCTGGGATTCCACCTCACCTATTCCTAGAAGCAGGAGGAAGCTTACTCAAGTCTGCTTGGAATCCAGTCCGACTCAACAAACTCGGCACTGTAGAAATTAGATGTATAGATAGCAACTATCCTTCGGTGATTTTAGCTGTAATTGTGCTGCTTGAAAATGCTGCGAATCGAGTCAGGCACGAGCAGTTAACAGTTAAATCAGCTAAAGGGATGCAGATATTTGAATTAGTAGGTAAATGTCTTTATGTCCCAGATTTCGCCTATCTAAATGGTGAATTACTCTATACCTCAGCTACAGAAGGAGTTAAAAACTCCAAAGTTAAGGCTTACGTCGATTCAATTTTGCAGTTTGCGATGAGAGACGCTGGCGAAGGAACAAATTTTTTAGCAAAACTGAGCAAATATCTGGATTGCTATCAAACAATAGAAGCTGTAATATTGCAAGAATTTACTCCAACAACTGCTCAACTTTCATTAGATGCGGGTTTGCGTCTAGTGCGTGATTGTTGTGACAAACTCGAAGCCCAAGTTGCATGGCTAGATACAGAAAATCCCTTAGCAGCATTGGACATTGAAGAAGGATTGTTACTAAAGCAGCATTAA
- a CDS encoding DUF1392 family protein, with the protein MEAITELEKCWYLSPPWGQEIPPVEVNLWERVYLKASRTFGYCSGLGWSKGEWVYFIDLEDEVVHATKHEIVPTGRMEPSTVKKPAFVIGDRVMLVGHAPVTKQRLVLGVQLVDRGWFYVVEWQSPMLVPTISMFNRSSLVREEDLVRVKV; encoded by the coding sequence ATGGAAGCAATCACTGAGCTAGAAAAATGCTGGTATTTATCTCCACCTTGGGGTCAAGAAATTCCTCCAGTTGAAGTGAACTTGTGGGAGCGAGTTTATCTTAAGGCTTCACGGACATTTGGTTATTGCAGTGGACTGGGGTGGAGCAAAGGCGAGTGGGTTTATTTTATCGACCTTGAAGACGAGGTTGTACACGCTACCAAACACGAGATTGTTCCTACTGGACGTATGGAACCTAGCACAGTGAAGAAGCCAGCTTTTGTTATCGGCGATCGCGTCATGCTAGTAGGTCACGCGCCGGTGACAAAGCAGCGCTTGGTTTTGGGTGTGCAGCTTGTGGATAGGGGCTGGTTCTATGTCGTGGAGTGGCAGTCGCCAATGCTTGTACCTACTATCTCTATGTTCAATAGGTCTTCTTTGGTCAGGGAAGAAGATTTAGTGCGGGTGAAAGTTTAA
- a CDS encoding ribose-phosphate diphosphokinase, translating into MDNFILFAGTANSDLAAAVAQKLNIALGKSLVERFPDGEVNVRLLESVRQKAVFILQSTAPPVNDHLVELLAFADACRRSAASRITAIIPYFGYARADKRHGRREPITASMVAEVLQAVGVNHVVTLDLHTLQIEGFFRIPVDSLTAVPIFCEAIRHYLPPNFVVVSPDTGRVQMATQYAQKLDSSVVVLHKHRTSGTQTEVTRVVGDVKGYACLIIDDMISTGGTLAKSIEALLKAEARPEIIIAATHGLFVKEARAKLSHPSVKAIFVTDSVAPKETDWQQLKIVSIAPLIATTIQRFKTDGSISDLF; encoded by the coding sequence ATGGACAATTTCATCCTCTTTGCTGGCACAGCTAACTCTGATTTAGCTGCCGCAGTTGCCCAGAAACTCAACATTGCTTTGGGTAAATCTCTGGTTGAACGCTTTCCAGATGGTGAGGTAAATGTGCGGTTACTGGAATCGGTACGCCAAAAGGCTGTGTTTATTCTCCAGTCCACTGCACCACCTGTCAATGACCATCTAGTAGAACTTTTAGCCTTTGCAGATGCTTGTCGTCGATCTGCGGCTAGTCGAATTACGGCGATTATTCCTTACTTTGGCTACGCCCGTGCAGATAAACGTCACGGTAGGCGCGAACCAATTACTGCCAGTATGGTAGCTGAAGTTTTACAGGCTGTAGGTGTAAATCATGTTGTCACACTAGATTTACATACACTTCAAATTGAAGGTTTCTTTCGCATTCCTGTAGATAGTCTGACGGCTGTACCCATTTTTTGCGAGGCTATACGCCATTACTTACCGCCTAATTTCGTAGTTGTATCGCCAGACACAGGGCGGGTACAGATGGCAACACAGTATGCTCAAAAACTTGATAGTTCAGTAGTAGTGCTACACAAACACCGCACCAGTGGCACTCAAACAGAGGTGACTCGTGTTGTGGGTGATGTAAAGGGTTATGCCTGCTTAATTATCGATGACATGATTTCCACTGGTGGCACTCTTGCGAAGAGTATTGAAGCCTTACTCAAAGCCGAAGCACGCCCAGAAATAATTATTGCTGCTACTCACGGGTTGTTTGTCAAGGAAGCACGGGCTAAGTTAAGTCATCCCAGCGTTAAGGCGATTTTTGTCACCGATAGTGTAGCTCCCAAGGAAACTGACTGGCAGCAATTAAAAATTGTCTCCATCGCACCTTTAATTGCTACTACTATTCAACGATTTAAAACTGATGGTTCAATTAGTGATTTATTTTAG